Proteins from a genomic interval of Inediibacterium massiliense:
- a CDS encoding DUF4179 domain-containing protein, which translates to MGKNIYDLFNDINIDFSEYDEEALTDIERKHLKKAFKKSIKNKNHSYKKYMATALIGLLAIGFLGNNIEGTVWANIHALAYDIAGFLRIEKNLDEYKTVLNQSITKKGVTIKLNEVILDHNELVVSNTISTDEQLKDNFAQADGTIYINGRMASYGAGGAAQKIDDHTIQEVMAYELTDDDIKGDLNIKIVFSNVTVNGDTKSGNWVFEFKTNGDELALDTQEILLNHTFTLPNKEKVTLEKYTSNHLGQKIYYHKDKKNSNSADYDMILKGHDDLGSEINFYLSSESDGHGIFKLTNIDRNLNENAKVLTLALYAVKFPEKSGKLSNDFKKVGEEFTIHLSK; encoded by the coding sequence ATGGGAAAAAATATATATGATCTTTTCAATGATATAAATATTGATTTTAGTGAATATGATGAAGAAGCACTTACAGATATAGAAAGAAAACATTTGAAAAAAGCTTTTAAAAAATCTATCAAAAATAAAAATCATTCATATAAAAAATATATGGCTACTGCTTTAATCGGTTTACTCGCTATAGGTTTTTTAGGAAACAATATAGAAGGTACTGTATGGGCAAATATTCATGCCCTTGCCTATGATATAGCAGGTTTTTTGAGAATAGAAAAAAACTTAGATGAATATAAAACTGTTTTAAATCAATCTATCACAAAAAAAGGTGTAACCATAAAATTAAACGAGGTCATTTTAGATCATAACGAGCTAGTAGTTTCAAATACTATATCTACAGATGAACAATTAAAGGATAACTTTGCTCAAGCTGATGGTACTATTTATATAAATGGAAGAATGGCAAGTTACGGAGCAGGAGGAGCAGCCCAAAAAATAGACGATCATACCATCCAAGAAGTAATGGCTTATGAATTAACAGATGATGATATAAAGGGTGACTTAAATATAAAAATTGTATTTTCAAATGTAACTGTGAATGGAGATACAAAATCAGGAAATTGGGTTTTTGAATTTAAAACAAATGGAGATGAACTGGCATTGGATACTCAAGAAATTTTACTAAATCATACTTTTACTCTTCCAAATAAAGAAAAAGTTACTCTCGAAAAATATACTAGCAATCATTTAGGGCAAAAAATTTATTATCATAAAGATAAGAAAAATTCTAACAGTGCTGATTATGATATGATTCTAAAAGGACATGACGATTTAGGAAGTGAAATTAACTTTTATTTATCTAGTGAAAGTGATGGCCATGGAATATTTAAACTTACAAATATAGATAGAAATCTTAATGAAAATGCAAAAGTTTTAACTCTTGCCCTTTATGCAGTAAAGTTCCCTGAAAAAAGCGGTAAATTAAGTAATGATTTTAAAAAAGTAGGAGAAGAATTTACAATTCATTTATCCAAATAA
- a CDS encoding sigma-70 family RNA polymerase sigma factor, translating to MEYSQSALVKGIKEKDVLAYEHMISKYTKVIYCLAYNILSPSLNKEDIEECVSDVFLDAWIKINEFDKEKGNFRTWLLILTKYKALTYKRKKVQTNVIDIEEFEVKDTYNLEKQFFLRQDQEKVIKIIDSFNKIDKEIFFRRYFFGEKINDLAKVFHLSRSAIDNRLLRGRTIIKEAFCDERRSID from the coding sequence GTGGAATACTCACAAAGTGCACTTGTGAAAGGAATTAAAGAAAAAGACGTACTAGCTTATGAACATATGATCAGCAAATATACAAAAGTAATTTATTGCCTAGCTTATAATATCTTATCTCCATCACTTAATAAAGAAGATATTGAGGAATGTGTGTCGGATGTATTTCTAGATGCATGGATAAAAATTAATGAATTTGATAAGGAAAAAGGAAATTTTAGAACATGGCTTTTAATTTTAACAAAATATAAAGCACTAACATATAAACGAAAGAAAGTACAAACTAATGTTATAGACATTGAGGAATTTGAAGTCAAAGATACTTATAACCTAGAGAAACAATTTTTTTTAAGGCAAGATCAAGAAAAGGTTATAAAAATTATTGATTCTTTTAACAAAATAGACAAAGAAATATTTTTCAGAAGATATTTCTTCGGAGAAAAAATAAATGATCTGGCAAAAGTTTTTCATTTATCTAGATCTGCTATAGACAACAGGCTTTTGAGGGGGAGAACGATTATAAAGGAGGCATTTTGTGATGAACGAAGATCAATTGATTGA
- the ltrA gene encoding group II intron reverse transcriptase/maturase has translation MNVQKTNDTIDKVRQLQRKLYQSAKSNKSRRFHALYDKIYRKDVLEKAWKQVKTNKGSAGVDEQTIADIEDIGVEKILEEIQIQISKGTYNPPPVLRKEIPKDNGKVRPLGIPTVKDRIIQTATKIVIEPVFEANFKECSYGFRPKKNQHQALDKIRRACNNKGMWVLDADISGYFDNINHMKLLLLVERRISDRRVIKLIRKWLEAGVMKDGIVVQSELGSPQGGVISPLLANIYLDYLDTVWEKHYKHLGKLIRFCDDFVVVCKNYKDVKHTHKAISLIMQRLELNLNKSKTKIISLWEGKEGFDFLGFHNRKVKTKTIDGRIYYTLIQWISNQSIKKIYDKVKKTLDRKTLYVSSKEMVKTLNRKIIGWRNYYGLSPFNKLVKIDKYIRKRLVIWFNNKRQARKRKEFYEIVSRFNDMGLKYVA, from the coding sequence GTGAATGTCCAAAAGACTAACGACACCATAGATAAAGTTCGACAACTTCAAAGGAAACTATACCAATCAGCCAAGAGTAATAAAAGCAGAAGGTTTCATGCTTTATACGATAAGATATATAGAAAAGATGTACTTGAGAAGGCATGGAAACAAGTCAAAACTAATAAAGGAAGTGCAGGAGTAGATGAACAAACTATAGCAGACATTGAAGATATTGGGGTAGAAAAGATATTAGAGGAAATACAAATTCAAATATCAAAAGGAACATATAATCCACCACCAGTATTAAGAAAAGAAATTCCGAAGGATAATGGAAAGGTAAGACCTCTAGGAATTCCCACAGTAAAAGATAGAATAATACAAACAGCAACAAAGATAGTGATAGAACCTGTTTTTGAAGCTAATTTCAAGGAATGTTCTTATGGATTTAGACCTAAGAAAAATCAGCATCAAGCACTTGATAAAATAAGGCGAGCTTGTAATAACAAAGGAATGTGGGTGTTAGATGCAGATATATCAGGATACTTTGATAATATAAATCATATGAAATTATTACTGCTAGTTGAAAGACGAATAAGTGATAGGAGAGTAATTAAGCTTATACGAAAATGGCTAGAAGCAGGAGTAATGAAGGATGGGATAGTTGTTCAAAGTGAACTGGGAAGTCCTCAAGGAGGTGTGATATCTCCATTACTAGCAAATATTTACTTAGATTACCTAGATACGGTATGGGAGAAACATTACAAGCATTTAGGTAAACTAATTAGATTTTGTGATGACTTTGTAGTTGTTTGCAAGAACTATAAAGATGTAAAACATACACATAAAGCTATAAGCCTTATAATGCAAAGATTAGAATTGAATCTAAATAAAAGCAAGACGAAAATTATATCTTTATGGGAAGGAAAAGAAGGTTTTGATTTTCTAGGGTTTCATAATCGTAAGGTTAAGACAAAGACTATAGATGGTAGAATCTACTATACACTTATCCAGTGGATTAGTAATCAATCAATAAAGAAAATATATGACAAAGTTAAGAAGACTCTAGATAGGAAAACCCTATATGTCTCTAGTAAAGAAATGGTTAAGACATTAAATCGAAAGATTATAGGATGGCGAAACTATTATGGATTGTCACCATTCAATAAACTGGTGAAGATTGATAAATATATAAGAAAGCGGCTAGTCATTTGGTTTAACAACAAAAGACAGGCACGAAAGAGAAAAGAATTTTATGAAATAGTAAGTCGATTTAATGATATGGGCCTAAAATATGTTGCTTAA
- a CDS encoding sigma-70 family RNA polymerase sigma factor translates to MKITEENFILQLKNQNEKALEYVIDHYGGLIQSIVKKHLYNLQSYQEECVNDILLGIWNNIYSFNESKSTFKNWVGAISKYKTIDFRRKYLKDLKNQNIDYVEISIEDSTLKAITKEELNKDLEELLNCLKDEDKKLFLKLYVKEQEVNEISKETGLKKDVIYNRISRGKKKLKRMFHIIESRR, encoded by the coding sequence ATGAAGATTACAGAAGAAAATTTTATTCTTCAATTAAAAAATCAAAATGAGAAGGCTTTAGAATATGTAATAGATCATTATGGAGGATTGATTCAATCTATTGTAAAAAAACATCTATATAATTTACAAAGCTATCAAGAAGAATGTGTTAATGATATATTATTAGGAATTTGGAATAACATTTATAGCTTTAATGAAAGTAAGAGTACTTTTAAAAATTGGGTAGGAGCCATATCCAAATACAAAACCATTGATTTTCGAAGAAAATATTTAAAAGATTTAAAAAATCAAAACATAGATTATGTAGAAATATCTATAGAAGATTCTACCCTAAAAGCAATTACAAAAGAAGAACTAAACAAGGATTTAGAAGAATTATTAAACTGCTTGAAAGATGAAGATAAAAAATTATTTCTTAAATTGTATGTAAAAGAACAAGAAGTAAATGAAATCAGTAAAGAAACAGGACTAAAAAAGGATGTAATCTATAACAGAATCTCTAGAGGGAAAAAAAAATTAAAGAGAATGTTTCATATTATAGAAAGTAGGCGATAA
- a CDS encoding flotillin family protein: protein MGSAYGLILITVIVVIIFGTISTLFTRYKKCPSDKILVIYGKVGKVGDENRSSKCIHGGAAFIWPVIQSYQFLDLTPLSIEVNLQNALSKQNIRVDVPSRFTVGISTEPGIMQNAAERLLGLELPEIQELAKDIIFGQLRLVIATMKIEEINTDRDKFLEAVSSNVETELKKIGLRLINVNVTDINDESGYIEALGKEAAAKAVNDAKKSVAEKDRDGSIGQAQARRDQRVKVAEADAIAVEGENRSKIIIANSEAEKREKTAEAERRASAAEKVQSAKALEEAYLAEEEAEKSRARREKATKEADVLVHAEVEKQKIEIEAEAQAEEFRRIARGEADAIFAKMDAQARGTKEMLEKQAEGFKKLVEAAGGIPEKAVMMMIADRLPEIVKIQVEAIKGIQIDKVTVWDNMGGDKNGGKPATANFLSGMLQSLPPLQDVFNSAGLDLPNYLLKKKEIPMSTNEVSKEENVEIDEKQEQSNEVK, encoded by the coding sequence ATGGGCTCAGCATATGGATTAATTTTAATAACAGTGATTGTAGTGATTATATTCGGAACAATTTCAACACTTTTTACAAGATATAAAAAGTGTCCATCAGACAAGATTCTAGTTATTTATGGTAAAGTAGGAAAAGTTGGAGATGAAAATAGATCCTCTAAATGTATTCATGGGGGAGCTGCTTTTATATGGCCAGTCATACAGAGTTATCAATTTTTAGATCTTACTCCTTTATCAATAGAAGTTAATCTTCAAAATGCTTTGAGTAAACAAAATATTAGAGTAGATGTTCCTTCTAGATTTACAGTGGGAATTTCTACTGAGCCTGGGATTATGCAAAATGCAGCTGAAAGATTATTGGGATTGGAACTTCCTGAAATACAGGAGCTAGCAAAAGACATTATCTTTGGGCAATTAAGATTAGTGATTGCAACTATGAAGATAGAAGAGATCAATACGGATAGAGATAAATTTTTGGAAGCTGTTTCTAGTAATGTAGAAACAGAGCTTAAAAAGATAGGCTTGAGATTAATCAATGTGAATGTTACAGATATAAACGATGAGTCAGGATATATAGAGGCATTAGGAAAAGAAGCAGCAGCAAAAGCTGTAAATGATGCGAAAAAGAGTGTTGCTGAAAAAGATAGAGATGGTTCTATTGGGCAGGCACAAGCTAGAAGAGATCAAAGGGTGAAAGTAGCTGAAGCAGATGCTATAGCTGTAGAGGGTGAAAATAGATCTAAAATTATTATAGCCAATTCTGAAGCTGAAAAAAGAGAAAAAACGGCTGAGGCAGAAAGAAGAGCAAGCGCAGCTGAAAAGGTTCAATCAGCAAAGGCATTAGAGGAAGCTTATTTAGCTGAAGAGGAAGCAGAAAAATCTAGGGCTAGAAGAGAAAAAGCTACAAAAGAAGCAGACGTACTTGTTCATGCAGAAGTGGAAAAACAAAAAATAGAAATAGAAGCAGAAGCACAAGCAGAGGAATTTAGAAGAATCGCTAGAGGAGAAGCAGATGCCATATTTGCTAAAATGGATGCACAAGCTAGAGGTACAAAAGAAATGCTTGAAAAACAAGCAGAAGGTTTTAAAAAACTTGTGGAAGCTGCAGGTGGAATTCCAGAAAAAGCTGTGATGATGATGATTGCAGATAGACTTCCAGAAATCGTGAAAATACAAGTAGAAGCAATCAAAGGAATCCAAATTGATAAAGTAACTGTATGGGATAATATGGGTGGAGACAAAAACGGCGGTAAACCTGCTACGGCGAATTTCTTATCAGGAATGTTACAATCTCTACCACCTCTACAGGATGTATTTAATAGTGCGGGATTAGATTTACCTAATTATCTTTTAAAAAAGAAAGAAATACCTATGAGTACAAATGAAGTAAGTAAAGAAGAAAATGTGGAAATTGATGAAAAGCAAGAGCAGTCTAATGAAGTCAAATAG
- a CDS encoding VanZ family protein yields the protein MQTYLFPIKVAFITFPLLAFFFTFPFIIYQYRKYGYINKLRVFVLYSFLLYLMVAYYLVILPLPKTFDVRSLQREGTQYYQLIPFNFIFDFLKETTVVFTNPSTFINILKERAFLQAAFNGILLTPLGIYLRYYFRKDLKKTIFITFLVSLFFEITQLTGLYGIYNAPYRIFDVDDLLLNTLGGCIGYFIAPVFTFFLPQSNELDQNMNLQEMRVSYVRRFLAFFIDWSILGFIPHIEDNILMEGIVIFIYFILIVYFTNGKTIGKSLLKIKIKGQEEKLSFKEVFTRYGILYYGVFGVNKLLFKTIDINKSEFVHYILIVMLIVVVINTILFLHLLLCIIKKDRMLFYEKISKTKNIIHAKIPIK from the coding sequence ATGCAAACATATCTGTTCCCTATTAAAGTAGCATTTATAACATTTCCTCTTTTAGCTTTTTTCTTTACATTTCCATTTATCATCTACCAGTATAGAAAATACGGATATATCAACAAACTTAGAGTGTTTGTTTTATATTCTTTTTTGCTCTATTTAATGGTGGCTTATTATCTTGTTATATTACCTCTTCCTAAAACTTTTGATGTTCGTAGTTTACAAAGAGAAGGAACACAGTATTACCAATTGATTCCTTTTAACTTCATTTTTGACTTTCTAAAAGAAACAACAGTAGTATTTACAAATCCTTCAACATTTATAAACATACTCAAAGAAAGAGCTTTTTTACAGGCTGCATTTAATGGAATCTTACTTACTCCTCTTGGAATTTATTTAAGATATTACTTTAGAAAAGATTTGAAAAAAACTATATTCATAACTTTTTTAGTTTCATTATTTTTTGAAATCACTCAACTCACAGGTTTATATGGTATATACAATGCTCCTTATCGAATTTTTGACGTGGATGACTTACTTCTAAACACTCTTGGAGGATGTATTGGCTATTTTATAGCACCAGTATTTACATTCTTTCTCCCACAATCTAATGAATTAGATCAAAATATGAATTTACAAGAAATGCGTGTAAGTTATGTTAGAAGATTTTTAGCCTTTTTTATAGATTGGTCTATCTTAGGATTTATTCCTCATATAGAAGATAACATATTGATGGAAGGTATAGTCATATTCATATATTTTATTTTAATCGTCTACTTTACGAACGGAAAAACAATTGGTAAATCCTTATTAAAAATAAAAATCAAAGGACAAGAAGAAAAACTATCTTTTAAAGAAGTATTCACTCGTTATGGGATTTTGTATTATGGTGTATTTGGTGTAAATAAACTTCTTTTCAAAACAATTGACATTAATAAAAGTGAATTTGTGCATTATATTCTTATTGTCATGTTGATCGTTGTTGTAATCAATACAATACTATTTTTACACCTTTTGCTTTGTATCATCAAAAAAGATAGAATGTTATTTTATGAAAAAATAAGCAAAACAAAAAATATTATTCATGCCAAGATTCCCATAAAATAA
- a CDS encoding HSP90 family protein: MQDHKNFQVNLEGIIALLSENLYSNQSVFLREVLQNAVDAITARKKIDDTIREVITFDLYQDTLLIEDNGIGLSKEDIESFLSVIGQSSKRNQNDLLNNDFIGRFGIGLLSCFIVCDEITVITRKLHSDEVYKWVGKNDGTYHIKKLDMNIEYGTKVYLKAKEGYDEFFSYSYVYRMLNHYGGFLPYSIFLNYENEAVKINKDIYSLVDDQESTYQWMILGKEIFKEKFIDCIPIYSHTANINGVAYILPRNASMASKIKGKIYVKGMFVSDQCEKLIPSWAFFTKPLLNIQNIRLTASREDFYEDFQLEKIRNEIEQSMKQYFYNLYKNDPQKLEKIINIHYQSLKIMSAEEDELYKIMIHYFKFETTMGKMTLFEIFNEYKSIKYTLTVDDYKQIEKTAKAQNICVVNGGYINDVDLIEKFNFIVDQYVTEMITPKDISEWFDELNFKEMKESDDFLYFADQVLKKHSCKASIKKFSPVDIPVVYHLSNGTKMLKDIKETKEDSISEDHFILAELASSFEDLFEEELSDLCFNYDHPLIKKLIGCENEEVKKSVIEILYVQALMAGHHKITKEENNLFSNGINKIMDLVL, from the coding sequence ATGCAGGATCACAAAAATTTTCAAGTGAATTTAGAAGGAATCATAGCTTTACTTTCAGAAAATTTATATAGCAATCAAAGTGTATTTTTAAGAGAAGTCCTTCAAAATGCAGTAGATGCAATCACAGCTAGAAAAAAAATAGATGATACAATCCGTGAAGTGATTACTTTTGATTTATATCAAGATACTTTACTCATTGAAGATAATGGGATCGGACTTTCAAAAGAAGATATAGAAAGTTTTTTATCTGTAATTGGACAGTCCTCTAAAAGAAATCAAAATGATCTTTTGAATAATGATTTTATAGGAAGATTTGGAATCGGACTTCTTTCTTGTTTTATCGTTTGTGATGAAATTACAGTAATTACAAGAAAACTTCATAGTGATGAAGTATACAAATGGGTTGGAAAGAATGATGGAACTTATCATATAAAGAAATTAGACATGAATATTGAGTATGGAACCAAAGTATATTTAAAGGCAAAAGAAGGATATGATGAATTTTTTTCGTATTCATATGTTTATAGAATGCTTAATCACTATGGAGGATTTTTACCTTATTCCATATTCTTAAATTACGAAAATGAAGCAGTCAAAATAAATAAGGACATCTATTCTTTGGTAGATGATCAAGAGAGTACCTATCAGTGGATGATTTTAGGCAAGGAAATATTTAAAGAAAAATTTATAGATTGTATTCCGATCTATTCTCATACTGCAAATATCAATGGAGTAGCTTATATTCTCCCTAGAAATGCAAGTATGGCATCTAAAATCAAAGGAAAAATTTATGTAAAAGGAATGTTTGTATCAGACCAATGTGAAAAACTAATACCTTCCTGGGCTTTTTTTACGAAACCTTTGCTAAACATTCAAAATATTAGACTTACAGCATCTAGAGAAGATTTTTATGAAGATTTTCAATTAGAAAAAATAAGAAATGAAATTGAGCAAAGTATGAAACAATACTTTTACAATTTGTATAAAAATGATCCCCAAAAATTAGAAAAAATAATCAATATTCATTATCAGTCTTTAAAGATCATGTCTGCAGAGGAAGATGAGCTTTACAAAATTATGATTCATTATTTTAAGTTTGAAACTACTATGGGAAAGATGACTTTATTTGAAATTTTCAATGAATACAAAAGTATAAAATATACGCTCACAGTAGATGATTATAAGCAAATTGAAAAAACTGCAAAGGCTCAAAACATATGTGTTGTCAATGGTGGGTATATCAACGATGTAGATTTAATAGAAAAGTTTAATTTTATAGTAGATCAATACGTTACAGAGATGATTACTCCAAAAGATATATCCGAGTGGTTTGATGAATTAAATTTTAAAGAAATGAAAGAAAGTGATGATTTTTTATATTTTGCAGATCAAGTATTAAAAAAACATAGTTGTAAAGCATCTATCAAAAAATTCAGTCCAGTAGATATTCCTGTGGTGTATCATTTGAGCAATGGGACGAAGATGTTAAAGGATATAAAAGAAACAAAAGAAGATTCTATTTCTGAAGATCATTTTATTTTGGCTGAATTGGCTTCTTCCTTTGAAGATTTATTTGAAGAAGAATTATCTGATTTATGTTTTAATTATGATCATCCTCTTATTAAGAAATTAATTGGTTGTGAAAATGAAGAAGTAAAAAAGTCTGTCATAGAGATATTATATGTTCAAGCTCTTATGGCAGGGCATCATAAAATAACAAAAGAAGAAAATAATTTATTTTCAAATGGAATAAATAAAATTATGGATTTAGTATTATAG
- the brnQ gene encoding branched-chain amino acid transport system II carrier protein translates to MKKLSKKDLLLIGLMLFSLFFGAGNLIFPPFLGQSAGSKTWVAMATFFITAVGFPVLGVVAVAKSNGLTNLAKRVNPVFASIFTVLIYLSIGPCLGIPRAGSLPFEMVVAPYLPESVSNTLALLLFTSVFFGVAYWLSLSPAKLVDRMGKVLTPTLLALILVIFVGSLFKPLGSYGVATGEYVTSPLVKGFLDGYLTMDTIAALNFGIVIALAIKSKGVKDEKVVVSTSIKAGLIAGTLLIIIYSLLAHLGAASGGRFGAAENGAHTLTNITTYIFGKPGAVLLAVVFTLACLTTSVGLITSCSQYFETLTNQISYKNWVRILSLSSMLLANMGLTKILAVSVPVLIAIYPISIMLIVLSMLDCIFKERFGVYRSTILFTGIVSVVEALSQVGIKLGFFTNLCSQLPLYAEGLGWVLPALVGMFLGAVIEIVNGNLSYNKAFEKA, encoded by the coding sequence ATGAAAAAATTATCAAAAAAAGATTTATTACTTATAGGACTTATGCTTTTTTCATTATTCTTTGGAGCTGGTAATTTAATATTTCCACCATTTTTAGGTCAATCAGCAGGTTCAAAAACTTGGGTAGCAATGGCTACGTTTTTTATAACAGCAGTTGGATTTCCTGTTTTAGGAGTAGTTGCAGTTGCAAAGTCTAATGGATTAACTAATTTGGCAAAAAGAGTGAATCCTGTGTTTGCAAGTATTTTTACAGTATTAATCTATTTATCCATAGGACCTTGTTTAGGAATTCCAAGAGCAGGTAGTTTACCTTTTGAAATGGTAGTAGCACCATATTTACCAGAGAGTGTATCCAATACTTTAGCATTATTGTTATTTACATCTGTATTCTTTGGAGTAGCTTATTGGCTTTCTTTATCACCAGCTAAACTAGTAGATCGGATGGGCAAGGTATTAACACCTACATTGTTAGCTTTAATTTTAGTTATATTTGTAGGATCTTTATTTAAACCATTAGGTAGTTATGGTGTAGCAACAGGAGAATATGTAACTTCTCCATTAGTAAAAGGATTTTTAGATGGATATTTGACAATGGATACAATAGCGGCTTTAAATTTTGGAATTGTTATTGCTTTAGCAATCAAATCTAAAGGAGTTAAAGATGAAAAAGTAGTAGTTTCAACATCAATAAAAGCTGGATTAATAGCAGGAACTTTATTAATAATTATTTATTCATTGCTTGCACATTTAGGAGCAGCTAGTGGAGGAAGATTTGGGGCTGCTGAAAATGGAGCACATACTTTAACAAATATTACAACTTATATATTTGGAAAACCAGGAGCAGTACTTTTAGCAGTTGTATTTACTTTAGCTTGCCTAACAACTAGCGTTGGACTTATTACTTCATGTAGTCAATATTTTGAAACATTAACGAATCAAATATCTTATAAAAATTGGGTTAGAATATTATCTTTATCTAGTATGCTTCTTGCTAATATGGGACTTACAAAAATCCTTGCTGTATCAGTGCCAGTGTTAATTGCAATCTATCCAATATCAATAATGCTTATCGTACTTTCTATGTTAGATTGCATATTTAAAGAAAGATTTGGTGTTTATAGATCAACAATACTATTTACTGGAATTGTAAGTGTAGTTGAAGCATTGAGTCAAGTGGGAATAAAATTAGGATTTTTTACAAATTTATGTAGTCAATTACCTCTTTATGCAGAAGGGTTAGGATGGGTACTTCCAGCATTAGTTGGAATGTTTTTAGGAGCAGTAATTGAAATTGTAAATGGAAATTTATCATATAATAAAGCTTTTGAAAAAGCTTAA
- a CDS encoding lysine exporter LysO family protein, which translates to MTWLPFICLGIGSLIGFSKWVDKIIKLVDPIINVGLVVLMLTLGAKIGSNDSLIHSLGLLGFRCLFTAATAIAFSVLFTVLLEKTVLSLGSVQSQLACENIAVTQEVNIEEEEKKPTSPLVWIIPVCIILGIVIGYLVPLFKKSFMLDHTLTISLVILYIGVGISFGMHKNILQYVRILGFKIILIPTTIIIGSLVGGFVSGILLGMPTYITVSAAGGMSYYSITGAYLTQKFGIEVGAYGFLVNVSREFLTVLFLPLLIKVSKGSPIASGAAGNMDTMLVPVTKFVGVELGLVALITGTILTFLVPFMLPLLVNLGNLM; encoded by the coding sequence ATGACATGGCTTCCATTTATTTGTCTTGGTATTGGCTCTTTAATTGGTTTTAGCAAATGGGTAGACAAAATTATCAAATTAGTAGATCCAATCATTAATGTAGGTTTAGTTGTCTTAATGCTCACTTTAGGTGCTAAAATTGGAAGTAACGATTCTTTGATTCATAGCTTGGGTTTGTTGGGTTTTAGATGTTTATTTACTGCAGCCACAGCCATAGCATTTAGTGTTTTATTTACTGTATTATTAGAAAAAACCGTTCTCTCTTTAGGATCTGTTCAAAGTCAACTTGCTTGTGAAAATATTGCTGTTACCCAAGAAGTAAATATTGAAGAAGAAGAAAAAAAACCTACTTCACCCCTTGTATGGATTATTCCTGTTTGCATCATTTTAGGAATTGTTATTGGTTATTTAGTACCTCTTTTTAAAAAATCTTTTATGTTAGATCATACACTTACCATCTCTTTAGTCATCTTATACATAGGAGTAGGAATTAGTTTTGGAATGCACAAAAATATATTACAATATGTTCGTATTTTAGGGTTTAAGATTATTTTAATTCCTACAACTATTATCATAGGAAGCTTGGTAGGTGGATTTGTCTCTGGAATCCTATTAGGTATGCCTACTTACATCACAGTTTCAGCAGCAGGTGGTATGAGCTATTATAGTATTACAGGTGCTTATTTAACTCAAAAATTTGGTATTGAAGTAGGAGCCTATGGATTTCTTGTAAATGTTTCTAGAGAATTTCTTACAGTTTTGTTTCTTCCCCTTTTGATAAAAGTTAGTAAAGGTAGTCCTATAGCCAGTGGGGCAGCAGGAAATATGGACACCATGCTTGTTCCAGTCACTAAATTTGTTGGTGTAGAACTAGGGCTTGTGGCGCTGATTACAGGCACCATATTAACATTTTTAGTTCCTTTCATGCTTCCTCTTCTTGTAAATCTAGGAAACCTTATGTAA